The Halomonas sp. THAF5a genome segment CCCTGACCGAGGTCGACCCCACGCTGCTCTCCTGGACGGACGGGCTGACCATCGTCGGCTGGCTGTCCGCGGTGACCTGGGGGCTCGGCTACTTCGGACAGCCGCACATCATCGTGCGCTTCATGGCCATCCGCTCCCAGAAGGACGTCCCCATTGCCCGCAACATCGGCATGAGCTGGATGCTCATCTCCCTGGTCGGCGCGGTCTCGCTGGGCATCTTCGGCCGGGCCTACGCCGTGCGTAACGGCATGAACGTGGAGGACCCGGAGACGATCTTCATCATCCTCGCGGACCTGCTGTTCCACCCGCTGGTCACCGGCTTCCTCTATGCGGCACTGCTGGCCGCGATCATGAGTACCATCTCCAGCCAGCTGCTGGTGTCGTCCTCCTCGCTGACCGAGGACTTCTACCGCCTCTTCCTGCGCAAGGAGGCGAAGGAGAAGGAGGTCGTCGCCATCGGCCGGGCGTGCGTCGTGCTGGTGGGCCTGGTGGCCGCCGTCATCGCCTCGGATCCCACCTCCAAGGTGCTGGGGCTGGTCAGTAACGCCTGGGCAGGCTTCGGTTCGGCGTTCGGCCCGCTGATCATCCTCTCGCTGATGTGGCCGCGCACCAACGGTGCCGGTGCCCTGGCGGGCATGATCGTCGGTGCCCTCACCGTGATGCTCTGGATCAACCTGGGCTGGAACGCCTCGTTCATGGGCGGCCCCGGCGTCTACGAGATCATCCCCGGCTTCATCGCGGCCTTCATCGCCATCCTGGTGGTGAGCAGCGTGACCGCCGATGCCGGCGAGTATCGGGAAATCTCTCGCTGACGGACCATCCCGTCGCTTCAGACAGTGAAAGGGCCCCTCTCGGGGCCCTTTTGCATGGGGGATGACACGCCCTCCCGGGGCTTACCCCAGGCCTCGGGTTCAGCGCCACAGCTCGAGGCACACCGCCACGGCCGCCACTCCCCACAGGGCCCAGCGGCTCGAGGGCGCGCCCGTCAGGCGCCACAGCCGGCCCTGCCCCACCTCGAGCGCCAGCGGTCGCAGGAAGGCCGCCCCCAGCGCCCAGGCGCCGACCAGGACCAGCGGCAGGCGCCACGTCATCGGCAGCGCGAGCAAGGGCTCGGGGCGCAGCAGCAGCCAGACCGCCAGCCCCG includes the following:
- the putP gene encoding sodium/proline symporter PutP, encoding MAIGVWISLFAYFALMIAIGFYAMRKSTSTSEDYMLGGRALSPQVAALSAGASDMSGWLLLGLPGAMFVSGLGSAWIGIGLLVGAFFNWTLVAPRLREQTLHYNDAITIPEFLGNRFPTQAIPLRTVSAIVIVVFFAVYTASGLVAGGKLFESAFAGVINIGGMSDYAAGVAITLVVVLAYTVVGGFLAVSMTDFVQGCIMMLALVIMPAVVLFGEGGGGFSQASQTLTEVDPTLLSWTDGLTIVGWLSAVTWGLGYFGQPHIIVRFMAIRSQKDVPIARNIGMSWMLISLVGAVSLGIFGRAYAVRNGMNVEDPETIFIILADLLFHPLVTGFLYAALLAAIMSTISSQLLVSSSSLTEDFYRLFLRKEAKEKEVVAIGRACVVLVGLVAAVIASDPTSKVLGLVSNAWAGFGSAFGPLIILSLMWPRTNGAGALAGMIVGALTVMLWINLGWNASFMGGPGVYEIIPGFIAAFIAILVVSSVTADAGEYREISR